From the Candidatus Polarisedimenticolia bacterium genome, one window contains:
- a CDS encoding S24 family peptidase has protein sequence MEPSPSPGLLLLVETLRSQGSGSITVRGASMNPTLRDGWRLQVQAMPGSDLQVGEIGVFLHGGSLTIHRLVWRNRLDGKESLVFQGDNNAVRETVPPEAVLGRVQTAEARREDGTFSSRFAVGSDSRATFYRLVHRSHGYLSRYFPGLRIPPPGAPQATPYRLLRAVFRSLEGIISPRPRR, from the coding sequence ATGGAGCCCTCGCCCTCCCCTGGATTGCTCCTGCTCGTGGAGACCCTGCGGTCGCAGGGCTCCGGCAGCATCACGGTGCGCGGCGCGAGCATGAACCCGACGCTGCGGGATGGATGGCGCCTTCAAGTGCAGGCGATGCCGGGCAGCGACCTGCAGGTCGGTGAAATCGGGGTCTTCCTGCACGGCGGCAGCCTGACCATCCATCGTCTCGTCTGGCGCAACCGGCTCGATGGGAAGGAATCCCTGGTGTTCCAGGGGGACAACAACGCCGTGCGCGAAACCGTCCCCCCGGAAGCGGTCCTGGGGCGGGTGCAAACCGCCGAGGCGCGGCGCGAAGACGGGACTTTTTCCTCCCGTTTCGCCGTAGGGTCCGATTCCCGCGCCACCTTCTACCGGCTGGTGCATCGATCGCACGGCTATCTGTCCCGGTACTTCCCGGGCCTGCGTATTCCCCCGCCCGGGGCTCCACAGGCGACTCCCTACCGGCTGCTGCGAGCCGTCTTCCGCTCTCTGGAGGGGATCATCTCCC